The Siniperca chuatsi isolate FFG_IHB_CAS linkage group LG7, ASM2008510v1, whole genome shotgun sequence genome includes a window with the following:
- the plekhg2 gene encoding mucin-5AC isoform X8 codes for MTAVAWYINDMKRKQEHAVRLQEIESLLVNWSGPDLSGFGELVLEGSFKVHRVKKERAFFLFDKMLLIAKKRLEQFVYSTHIFCCNLLLVETVKDPLCFKVSDQTIPKQQHTVQTKNQEEKRLWVHYLKRLIVENHPASLPQKARQVLGDNFCQSPQFDQDNLKKSSASSRLDDIHSYHRGRRQSGQEPPELLMYTPEKSRKSLPLLLEGNLPYRRTRRQSAPAKDIEAAFHPNALKQAGSEGELCQADSLGSAGSSSTLASSVIEVEVERPEPGLMPQLQPNQGEEEEEEEEELTPLSPPPTLSITEEILEFINQSRAREGLTAIHTDTMEQVLDQPKESQPPSNQNNFTCPLPPVVCPSSPEQRPTKQQEQEKAGMDNDSTLQSQTGGFAEEDGLENETTTNEVQEIPEATSQVEKEVEADGETQGEVVEKEKEEKKTRDEGEGESIIPAPTSDLHPSISAEEEIENSSSCPLPRKEAITKANISSPNPDLLHHPIQRRQLPTRGSHLTKRDKKIIEKIRSYYEAAAEAEEEEEEEEDEQGEGVASRRRNSFSQIPSGLVKDSVSRFDVGGHQGEPESGQSKCETTEAIDRETDQETEPYSPTGPISFPTPRLADAENDNPISSLDFDAEASIKSSTSTVMQDRETPNQDGLNLQSNPNWPVGEEAEIQDKNGKVSKGPLEEGLEERQEGKTSVVATGEQSGNSLQGEGPAITKQYKCRDETTNTSVGNQAVMYGHEPYQAGPAEPNGNHKEPSTPLSPTEQYQKTETKTQSSLTRTKHRDLAKPCGNLEVLPSQIKVGRWSRHSRIVTANRALFEAMGSDVASIGLFEASPVVDPMLMKNSERILSKVQTLARMYSTKASTMKVPLHQKRASAVRNPSWGSGRLSEYSTQTQTKSQTQVQSQTQIHTPTEYRQQTHYQMEINQSNTHTETKYGTQTHSEAKVPSQTITQARQQSQIQTKSQMWSQTQTHSQNQTKTCSQYQTQTMSWEDQTIQEERMIKRAESLTNDFEETVIAPCEPLLFGHVFVKEQLTLACHHQTNGFTLSRPRDFISALTKERDSSVGCRSGDNSQTSTTPGENPFTSLRDQSSSQAQANSHNSGDTSTDTSLASAASRHHLRTQPEDQSSSLCCSASNSPLTSAMTLDCTDTEFRDYCSTSSTGTGEALNQNEEVFSDTEETKKREGLELSAGCPVYSVREDSTYINIITQPAHTEPNLSAHRISQQNISAAHYIQDKHVPEYKITTGHTDNKDTLTKDVQSVHAGPEYLVCTRPIDGKASPAELVLMVVSTQSQAPTEYHRSTLPQPGLAGEQAQRETLYLGEGGATTLGASGGPKKDERPSEQMKLNETKNYLNDSSSQTRMILQGSTVIFTEEPPYYRSSGELVVSPPLSQLSHMTFDPSQVSSHTVTETPEVHKTRGRAAPSPLSSAQNSESNLTQPPPPSVQSTGFLPTFTSQRPPALPTTMGKRAQSNTRNVNNSSPYEHSSRQTDHQGSQSSTSLPLSSLPSGSCPSSRPSLETSSPVERPISAIAIPGLDTDLTTSPSAFRPSLRHRSPSPVRALPSSSSSVRAPPCSSPFRIVPSSSPTPVSAETDTSLNTVSGALPCFSPTTSSGKGSSMQAPPASSPTPSSAFTPSSSSGRSSSIRAGPRSSPTPSSSLRSPPCSSPIASSSAFTRSLAASCISQSISQSMARKNTTLQQTPPINTINQSPSSHLRRHSPSPKLPPSQQGSGTPANAPLECTKDGYQHPRCPPSSPWSICPSASLSQRSPSPSISHHQPPCSSSPSPRPSFLHSKTDSSQNANNNNNNNNISLAGITTVISNVSNTSSCSINSDISNGGWSVSPQKAPLANGSTNATVMQQTHDPLWLGSHNRVARPFSASEPSSRAQSPSPSPTPASFTRLCSPPPQHNFSSPMANKPPHPRSTRVGVASSHNPLGLTLELPRTSSASSAFGQSSLCLSPQILSPPPIGVSVNVWTNNVAAPQPRNPRYASSSPSPSFSSSLGSPTLENANFPTSSSSLAPLRSSRASSPSAPCSPASQTTSQTLHRSFSSNLADRPPSPARSNSSGLRRSWADSSRRSLGFSGSGRGSFDQQESCPTSPRSGWSSYCSSPSCLSPRAGLQSPLSPSRLTPGKSTLGGQHFTSVPWPDVRELSNKYNGTDSLDTSATSPIITSSPFPLSSLSHTLLSSPVPSDNQTEWGDPELEEGNCRSQLICAYVARPSCEQNLSSGMTSHSLAPYQHHNYQSQVKPQPQVQITSTTPSVPSNPSPLPSSSSPLPFAHSSTKQGNQKTSYATTVNLQIAGSGRITTFSTAQVSLTQTLQGGAGAGGPGQGQMTRRVSINGLSHLPSPLPQNCNRL; via the exons GCGAGGCAGGTCCTGGGAGACAACTTCTGTCAAT CTCCTCAGTTCGACCAGGACAACCTGAAGAAGTCCTCCGCATCATCGCGATTAGACGATATCCACAGCTATCACAGAGGAAGACGTCAATCAGGTCAGG AGCCTCCAGAGCTGCTGATGTACACACCTGAGAAGTCCAGGAAGAGTCTTCCCCTACTGCTGGAGGGAAACCTGCCGTACAGACGCACCAGGAGACAGTCAG CTCCAGCTAAAGACATTGAAGCAGCGTTTCATCCCAACG CCTTGAAG CAGGCGGGCAGTGAGGGCGAGCTGTGCCAGGCAGACAGTCTGGGCTcagcaggaagcagcagcaCGCTCGCATCCTCCGTCATCGAGGTGGAGGTCGAGAGGCCTGAGCCAGGCCTGATGCCACAGCTGCAACCAAATCAAGGAGAAGAG gaggaagaggaagaagaggagttGACCCCCCTCAGCCCTCCTCCCACCCTGTCCATCACAGAAGAGATCCTGGAGTTCATCAACCAGAGCAGAGCCAGGGAGGGACTCACCGCCATTCACACTGACACAATG GAGCAGGTCCTGGATCAGCCCAAAGAGAGTCAGCCTCCATCTAACCAGAACAATTTCACCTGCCCACTGCCCCCAGTCGTCTGCCCCTCCAGCCCAGAACAAAGACCCACAAAGCAACAGGAGCAGGAAAAAGCAGGGATGGATAATGACAGCACCCTCCAAAGTCAGACCGGTGGCTTTGCAGAGGAAGATGGACTTGAAAATGAGACAACTACAAATGAAGTCCAAGAAATTCCAGAGGCAACAAGTCAAGTGGAAAAGGAAGTGGAGGCGGATGGAGAGACACAAGGAGAAGTggtagaaaaagagaaagaagagaagaaaacaagggatgaaggagagggagagagtatCATCCCTGCCCCAACATCAGatcttcatccctccatctcagCAGAGGAAGAAATAGAGAACAGCAGCAGTTGTCCCTTACCCAGGAAAGAGGCGATAACTAAGGCCAACATTTCCTCCCCAAATCCAGATCTCCTTCATCACCCCATCCAGAGACGCCAGCTGCCCACTAGAGGCTCCCACCTAACCAAACGTGACAAGAAGATCATCGAAAAGATCAGGAGTTACTATGAGGCAGCAGCCGaggctgaagaggaggaggaagaggaggaagatgaacaGGGAGAAGGAGTGGCATCAAGAAGGAGGAACAGTTTCTCACAAATCCCATCTGGCTTGGTAAAGGATTCGGTATCACGCTTTGATGTGGGTGGACACCAGGGAGAGCCAGAGAGTGGACAATCCAAGTGTGAAACAACTGAAGCAATCGATAGAGAGACTGATCAAGAGACAGAGCCCTATTCCCCCACTGGTCCCATCTCTTTCCCTACTCCACGCTTAGCAGATGCAGAGAATGATAATCCAATCAGCTCCCTGGATTTTGATGCAGAGGCCTCAATCAAGTCATCAACCTCTACCGTGATGCAGGACAGGGAGACCCCAAACCAAGATGGTCTGAATCTGCAGTCGAACCCAAACTGGCCTGTTGGAGAAGAGGCTGAGATACAGGACAAAAATGGAAAGGTCTCCAAAGGACCATTGGAGGAAGGACTGGAGGAAAGGCAAGAGGGGAAGACAAGTGTTGTGGCTACTGGGGAGCAAAGTGGAAATTCACTGCAAGGAGAGGGACCAGCTATTACCAAACAGTACAAATGCAGAGATGAAACAACCAATACCAGTGTTGGAAACCAAGCTGTTATGTATGGGCATGAACCTTACCAAGCAGGCCCAGCAGAACCAAATGGAAACCACAAAGAACCCTCTACACCTCTGTCACCTACAGAACAATATCAAAAAACTGAAACCAAAACGCAGTCCTCTTTGACTAGAACCAAACACAGAGACTTGGCTAAGCCCTGCGGGAACCTCGAGGTTCTTCCCAGTCAGATAAAAGTGGGTCGATGGTCCCGCCACTCCAGAATTGTCACTGCTAACCGGGCCTTGTTTGAGGCCATGGGATCGGACGTAGCCAGTATTGGGTTATTTGAGGCCAGCCCTGTGGTGGATCCCATGCTGATGAAAAACTCAGAGCGTATTCTGAGCAAGGTCCAAACATTGGCCCGGATGTATAGTACCAAAGCCAGTACCATGAAGGTCCCACTGCATCAGAAACGTGCTAGCGCTGTACGGAACCCATCATGGGGCTCAGGTAGACTGTCTGAATACTCAACTCAGACCCAAACTAAAAGCCAGACACAGGTTCAATCTCAGACTCAAATACATACCCCAACTGAGTACCGGCAGCAAACACATTACCAAATggaaatcaatcaatcaaatacCCACACAGAAACCAAATATGGAACCCAAACTCACTCAGAGGCCAAAGTTCCAAGCCAAACCATAACACAAGCTAGGCAGCAATCGCAGATCCAAACTAAAAGCCAGATGTGGagtcagacacagacacatagcCAGAACCAGACCAAGACTTGCAGTCAGTACCAGACCCAAACCATGAGCTGGGAGGACCAAACGAtccaggaggagaggatgatAAAGAGAGCAGAGAGCCTGACAAATG ATTTCGAGGAGACGGTGATAGCCCCCTGTGAGCCTCTGCTGTTTGGTCATGTGTTTGTCAAAGAGCAGCTAACCCTGGCCTGTCACCACCAGACAAATGGATTCACCCTCTCCAGGCCCAGGGACTTCATCTCTGCCTTGACCAAAGAAAGAGACTCCAGTGTGGGCTGTAGATCAGGTGACAACTCCCAGACTTCCACCACGCCTGGGGAAAATCCATTCACTTCTCTTAGAGATCAGTCATCCAGTCAGGCCCAGGCTAACAGCCACAACTCTGGGGACACATCCACTGACACCTCCTTGGCTTCTGCAGCATCCAGGCATCACCTCAGAACACAACCTGAAGATCAGAGCTCCAGTTTGTGCTGCTCTGCCAGTAACAGCCCCTTGACATCAGCCATGACCTTGGATTGTACAGACACCGAGTTCAGGGACTACTGCTCTACCTCTTCCACAGGGACAGGCGAAGCCCTGAATCAAAATGAGGAGGTTTTTTCAGATACTGAAGAGACCAAGAAAAGAGAGGG GTTAGAGCTGAGTGCTGGATGCCCTGTTTACTCAGTCAGAGAAGACTCAACATATATAAACATCATTACCCAGCCAGCACACACTGAGCCAAATCTCTCTGCCCACAGAATATCACAGCAGAATATATCAGCTGCACACTATATACAAGATAAACATGTACCAGAatacaaaattaccacaggacATACTGACAACAAAGATACGTTAACCAAAGATGTGCAGAGTGTTCATGCAGGGCCTGAATACTTGGTTTGCACACGACCCATAGATGGAAAGGCATCCCCAGCAGAGTTGGTACTGATGGTAGTGTCTACACAGAGCCAGGCTCCAACAGAATACCACAGATCCACGTTGCCTCAACCAGGACTAGCTGGAGAGCAGGCCCAGAGGGAAACACTTTACCTGGGGGAGGGAGGCGCCACAACCCTGGGGGCCTCGGGAGGGCCAAAGAAAGATGAGCGCCCAAGCGAGCAGATGAAATTAAATGAGACGAAAAATTATCTAAATGATTCTTCATCACAAACCAGGATGATTCTACAAGGTTCAACAGTGATCTTTACAGAAGAGCCACCTTATTACAGATCCTCAGGAGAGCTGGTTGTTTCACCACCCCTGAGTCAGCTTTCCcacatgacctttgacccctcaCAGGTTTCTAGTCATACAGTCACAGAAACCCCAGAGGTTCACAAAACAAGGGGACGGGCAGCACCGAGTCCATTGTCATCGGCTCAAAACTCAGAATCAAATCTTACCCAACCACCCCCTCCATCGGTGCAGTCTACAGGCTTTCTACCAACATTCACCAGCCAGAGGCCGCCAGCCCTACCCACTACAATGGGTAAACGGGCTCAGTCTAACACCAGGAATGTCAATAACTCCTCTCCATACGAACATAG TTCCAGGCAAACAGACCATCAGGGCTCACAATCCTCCACCAGCCTGCCCCTTTCCAGCCTCCCTTCAGGCAGCTGCCCATCTTCCAGACCCTCCTTGGAGACATCCAGCCCGGTGGAGAGACCTATATCAGCCATTGCCATCCCAGGCCTGGACACAGACCTCACCACATCCCCCTCAGCTTTCAGACCCAGCCTCAGACACCGCTCCCCTTCCCCCGTTAGAgctctcccttcctcctcctcctctgtccgaGCACCTCCTTGTTCCTCGCCATTCAGGATTGTTCCATCATCTTCTCCCACGCCTGTATCTGCTGAGACAGATACCTCCCTGAACACTGTCTCCGGGGCTCTTCCCTGTTTCTCTCCTACAACCTCTTCTGGGAAGGGTTCCTCGATGCAAGCTCCCCCTGCCTCCTCTCCTACACCCTCCTCTGCTTTcactccctcttcttcttctgggaGATCTTCATCCATAAGAGCAGGTCCTCGTTCCTCCCCTACGCCATCTTCTTCTCTCCGCTCTCCTCCATGTTCCTCCCCCATTGCTTCTTCCTCTGCCTTTACCAGATCTTTAGCTGCCTCCTGTATTAGCCAGTCCATCAGCCAGAGTATGGCGAGAAAGAACACTACCCTGCAACAAACCCCACCCATAAACACAATAAACCAAAGCCCCTCATCTCATCTACGACGGCACTCCCCTTCACCTAAACTTCCTCCCAGTCAGCAGGGCTCCGGCACGCCTGCAAATGCCCCGCTGGAGTGCACTAAAGATGGGTACCAACATCCAAGGTGTCCGCCATCCTCCCCCTGGTCCATTTGcccttctgcctctctttcccAACGCTCTCCTTCCCCGTCTATTAGTCATCATCAGCCTCCCTGCTCTTCTTCCCCTTCCCCTCGTCCCTCATTCCTTCACTCCAAAACTGACTCATCACAGAAtgcaaataacaacaacaacaacaataacattagCTTAGCTGGTATAACCACAGTGATCAGCAATGTAAGTAATACCAGCAGCTGTAGCATTAACAGTGACATCAGTAATGGAGGTTGGTCAGTAAGTCCACAGAAAGCGCCACTAGCTAATGGTAGCACTAATGCCACAGTAATGCAACAAACTCATGATCCTCTCTGGTTGGGGTCACACAACCGTGTAGCTCGGCCTTTTTCTGCATCCGAACCCAGCTCACGAGCTCAGTCCCCATCTCCCTCTCCAACCCCTGCCTCATTTACTCGCCTCTGCTCCCCTCCTCCCCAACATAATTTCTCCTCCCCCATGGCAAACAAACCTCCCCACCCCCGGAGCACACGGGTAGGAGTTGCAAGTTCCCATAACCCACTAGGCCTCACTTTGGAGCTACCCAGGACCTCTTCAGCAAGTTCAGCATTTGGACAGTCTTCCTTATGCCTGAGCCCTCAGATCCTCTCCCCACCTCCTATTGGCGTGTCAGTGAATGTTTGGACAAATAATGTTGCAGCACCTCAACCTAGAAACCCTAGATatgcttcctcctctccctctccttccttttcttcctcattaGGCTCACCAACACTGGAGAATGCCAATTTCCccacttcctcttcttctttggcCCCACTGCGTAGTTCCAGAGCATCCTCCCCTTCTGCACCCTGTTCTCCTGCATCCCAAACAACCTCTCAAACCCTCCATAGGTCTTTCTCCTCCAACCTGGCAGACAGACCTCCTAGCCCAGCCCGGAGCAACTCTAGTGGACTACGCCGCTCTTGGGCAGACAGCAGCCGCAGGTCCCTTGGTTTTAGTGGTAGTGGCCGAGGGTCGTTTGACCAGCAGGAGTCCTGTCCAACCAGTCCAAGGAGTGGATGGTCCTCGTACTGCAGTTCACCCTCCTGCCTCAGCCCTCGAGCTGGGCTTCAATCCCCACTCTCACCTAGCAGGCTTACGCCAGGGAAGAGCACCCTTGGTGGGCAGCATTTCACCAGCGTGCCCTGGCCAGATGTACGAGAGCTTTCAAACAAATATAATGGAACTGATAGCCTCGATACAAGTGCTACTTCCCCCATCAttacctcctctccttttcctctctcctcgctctctcacaccctactctcctctcctgttccaTCGGATAACCAGACAGAATGGGGAGACCCAGAGCTAGAAGAGGGTAACTGTCGTAGCCAGCTGATCTGTGCCTATGTTGCCCGGCCTTCCTGTGAACAAAACCTCTCCTCAGGCATGACCTCCCATTCTCTTGCCCCCTACCAGCACCACAACTACCAATCCCAAGTTAAACCACAGCCTCAGGTCCAAATCACCAGCACAACACCTTCTGTACCCTCCAACCCTTCCCCCTTACCCTCAAGCTCATCACCACTACCCTTTGCCCATTCATCTACCAAACAGGGGAACCAGAAAACCAGTTATGCCACCACAGTCAACCTTCAGATCGCTGGAAGTGGCAGAATAACTACCTTCAGCACTGCTCAAGTTAGCCTGACCCAAACCCTGCAGGGTGGAGCCGGAGCTGGAGGACCAGGACAGGGGCAGATGACAAGGAGAGTAAGCATCAATGGACTTTCACACCTTCCTTCCCCTCTTCCTCAGAACTGTAACAGGCTATGA